In a single window of the Saccharothrix australiensis genome:
- a CDS encoding aminotransferase has protein sequence MRTAFGSSFDVPPGYLNTASIGVPPTPAATAVAEAVRRWAAGQDTPTTADPAVTTAREAFGRLVGVPTDRVALGASVSQLVAQVAAGLPADARVLVAGGEFTSLTFPFAARGLRVTEVELDSLVSAAADHDFVAVSVVQSADGRIADLDGLRETGVPVLLDATQAVGWLPLSLEWADWVVAAGYKWLMAPRGSAWLACSPAGVERAVPVSANWWAGEDPWTAVYGLPLRLASDARRFDISPVWLAHHGAAVSLPYLASLDLAAVRDHNVGLADSLLAGLGLPARGSAIVSLELPPGSGERLAAAGVRSSVRAGRVRVAFHLYNTAEDVERVLEALA, from the coding sequence ATGCGCACTGCATTCGGATCATCGTTCGACGTGCCCCCCGGCTACCTCAACACGGCGAGCATCGGTGTCCCGCCCACGCCCGCCGCGACCGCCGTCGCGGAGGCCGTGCGGAGGTGGGCCGCCGGCCAGGACACCCCGACCACGGCCGACCCGGCGGTCACCACCGCCCGCGAGGCGTTCGGCAGGCTCGTGGGCGTGCCCACCGACCGGGTCGCCCTCGGCGCCTCGGTGTCCCAGCTCGTCGCGCAGGTCGCGGCCGGGCTGCCGGCGGACGCGCGGGTCCTCGTCGCCGGCGGCGAGTTCACCTCCCTCACGTTCCCCTTCGCGGCCCGCGGCCTGCGCGTCACCGAGGTCGAGCTGGACTCGCTCGTGTCGGCGGCGGCGGACCACGACTTCGTCGCCGTGAGCGTCGTGCAGTCCGCCGACGGGCGGATCGCCGACCTGGACGGGCTGCGGGAGACCGGCGTGCCGGTGCTGCTGGACGCCACGCAGGCCGTCGGGTGGCTGCCGCTGTCGCTGGAGTGGGCGGACTGGGTCGTCGCCGCCGGGTACAAGTGGCTGATGGCCCCGCGCGGGTCCGCGTGGCTCGCCTGCTCGCCCGCCGGCGTCGAGCGCGCCGTGCCCGTGTCGGCCAACTGGTGGGCCGGCGAGGACCCCTGGACCGCGGTGTACGGGCTGCCGCTGCGCCTCGCGTCCGACGCCCGCCGGTTCGACATCTCGCCGGTGTGGCTGGCGCACCACGGCGCGGCGGTGTCCCTGCCCTACCTGGCGTCGCTGGACCTGGCGGCGGTGCGCGACCACAACGTGGGGCTGGCCGACTCGCTGCTGGCCGGCCTGGGGCTGCCCGCGCGGGGGTCGGCCATCGTGTCGCTGGAGCTGCCGCCGGGGTCGGGGGAGAGGCTGGCTGCGGCCGGGGTGCGGTCGTCGGTGCGCGCCGGCCGGGTGCGCGTCGCGTTCCACCTCTACAACACGGCGGAGGACGTCGAGCGCGTGCTGGAAGCGCTCGCCTGA
- the yaaA gene encoding peroxide stress protein YaaA has protein sequence MLVLLPPSETKAVGGDGPPLDLGRLAFPEPLDPVRAKLVDALVDLAADVPASLAVLGLSERQEQEVHRNAELRTSPTLPALDRYTGVLYDNLGLKTLTKAERSRAAHRLAVASALFGVVGGGDPIPAYRLSGGSVLPSVGPLGGLWRPVLGPVLAGVDLIDLRSAPYSSLAKIPHAITVRVVTEDAAGRRQAVSHFNKAHKGLLARAIVESRAEVKSVRSLVRIAAAAGLRLEPTADRALDLIV, from the coding sequence GTGCTGGTACTGCTCCCCCCGTCGGAGACCAAAGCGGTCGGTGGCGACGGCCCGCCGCTCGACCTCGGACGCCTCGCGTTCCCCGAGCCGCTCGACCCGGTGCGCGCCAAGCTGGTCGACGCGCTGGTCGACCTGGCCGCCGACGTGCCCGCGAGCCTCGCCGTCCTCGGCCTGTCCGAACGCCAGGAGCAGGAAGTCCACCGCAACGCCGAACTGCGCACGTCCCCCACGCTGCCCGCGCTCGACCGCTACACCGGCGTCCTCTACGACAACCTGGGCCTGAAGACGCTCACCAAGGCCGAGCGCTCACGAGCCGCGCACCGGCTCGCCGTCGCCTCGGCCCTGTTCGGCGTGGTCGGCGGCGGTGACCCGATCCCCGCCTACCGGCTGTCCGGCGGCAGCGTGCTCCCGTCGGTGGGTCCGCTGGGCGGCCTCTGGCGCCCGGTGCTCGGGCCGGTGCTGGCGGGTGTCGACCTCATCGACCTGCGGTCGGCCCCGTACTCGTCGCTGGCGAAGATCCCCCACGCCATCACGGTGCGCGTGGTCACCGAGGACGCCGCCGGCCGGCGTCAGGCGGTCAGCCACTTCAACAAGGCGCACAAGGGCCTGCTGGCCCGCGCGATCGTGGAGTCGCGCGCGGAGGTGAAGTCCGTGCGGTCCCTGGTCCGGATCGCCGCCGCGGCCGGGCTCCGGCTGGAGCCGACCGCGGACCGGGCGCTCGACTTGATCGTCTGA
- a CDS encoding VOC family protein: MTFTIGMITIDTTDPRKLADFWTKALGTEVDQDYGEFVMLAPVGEGGLRLGLQRVDDVTPGKNRVHFDAHVADRAAEVARLVGLGATELAEHTVPGLSWTVLADPEGNQFCIGQAG, encoded by the coding sequence ATGACGTTCACCATCGGGATGATCACCATCGACACGACGGACCCGCGCAAGCTCGCGGACTTCTGGACCAAGGCGCTGGGCACCGAGGTCGACCAGGACTACGGCGAGTTCGTCATGCTCGCGCCCGTCGGGGAGGGCGGCCTGCGCCTGGGACTCCAGCGCGTGGACGACGTGACGCCGGGGAAGAACCGGGTCCACTTCGACGCGCACGTGGCGGACCGGGCGGCGGAGGTCGCGCGGCTCGTGGGCCTGGGCGCGACGGAGCTGGCCGAGCACACCGTGCCGGGCCTGTCGTGGACCGTGCTGGCCGACCCGGAGGGCAACCAGTTCTGCATCGGCCAGGCGGGCTGA
- a CDS encoding DUF4442 domain-containing protein, producing MKASRLRLGMNLWPPFLFAGIRVVEISDDYRYARVRMRLRWYNRNYVGTHFGGSLFAMTDPFWMLLVLHHLGRDHVVWDRAGEIDFVRPGRGTVHAEFRLTDEHLADLRAQAADGGKALRWFPVDVLAEDGSVVARVRKQVYARRKATTPDEKASTTATA from the coding sequence ATGAAGGCATCACGTCTGCGGTTGGGCATGAACCTGTGGCCGCCGTTCCTGTTCGCGGGCATCCGGGTCGTGGAGATCTCCGACGACTACCGGTACGCCAGGGTCCGGATGCGGCTGCGCTGGTACAACCGCAACTACGTGGGCACGCACTTCGGCGGCTCGCTGTTCGCGATGACCGACCCGTTCTGGATGCTGCTCGTGCTGCACCACCTCGGGCGCGACCACGTCGTCTGGGACCGGGCGGGCGAGATCGACTTCGTGCGGCCGGGCCGCGGCACCGTGCACGCCGAGTTCCGGCTCACCGACGAGCACCTCGCCGACCTGCGCGCCCAGGCCGCCGACGGGGGCAAGGCGCTCCGCTGGTTCCCCGTGGACGTGCTCGCCGAGGACGGGTCGGTGGTGGCCCGCGTCCGCAAGCAGGTCTACGCCCGCCGCAAGGCGACCACGCCGGACGAAAAGGCGTCGACGACCGCCACTGCCTGA
- a CDS encoding GlxA family transcriptional regulator — MLTSVAVPVIDGVTPFEFGVLFEVFAVDRSDEGVPRLDFKLCGERPGEPVRMGLGAFLVPDHDLDALHTADLVAVPAYATHDGYPPALVDAIRRARTLLSVCSGSFLLGVAGRLDGRRCTTHWRYADELAERFPAARVDPDVLFVDDGDVITGAGTAAGIDACLHVVRRELGAAVATTIARRMVVAPQRDGGQRQFIRPTSVRADSLQPTLAWMLDRLDTEHTVASLAEHARMSERTFARRFAAETGTTPHRWLTAQRVLRARQLLEETRLSVEDVARLCGFGTAALLRHHFNAVVGLPPKDYRRSFAHDHAAVEPPEA; from the coding sequence ATGCTCACCTCAGTCGCCGTGCCGGTGATCGACGGCGTCACGCCGTTCGAGTTCGGCGTGCTCTTCGAGGTCTTCGCCGTCGACCGCTCCGACGAGGGCGTGCCGCGGCTCGACTTCAAGCTGTGCGGCGAACGCCCCGGTGAGCCGGTCCGCATGGGCCTCGGGGCGTTCCTCGTCCCGGACCACGACCTGGACGCGCTGCACACCGCCGACCTGGTCGCGGTGCCCGCCTACGCCACCCACGACGGGTACCCGCCCGCGCTGGTGGACGCCATCCGCCGGGCCCGCACGCTGCTGTCGGTGTGCAGCGGCTCGTTCCTGCTCGGCGTGGCGGGCCGGCTGGACGGCCGCCGCTGCACCACGCACTGGCGGTACGCCGACGAGCTGGCCGAGCGGTTCCCGGCGGCCCGCGTCGACCCGGACGTGTTGTTCGTGGACGACGGCGACGTCATCACCGGCGCGGGCACGGCGGCGGGCATCGACGCGTGCCTGCACGTCGTGCGGCGGGAGCTCGGCGCGGCCGTCGCGACCACCATCGCGCGGCGCATGGTCGTCGCGCCGCAGCGGGACGGCGGGCAGCGGCAGTTCATCCGGCCGACCAGCGTCCGGGCGGACAGCCTCCAGCCGACGCTCGCGTGGATGCTCGACCGACTGGACACCGAGCACACCGTCGCGAGCCTGGCCGAGCACGCGCGGATGTCCGAGCGGACCTTCGCCCGGCGGTTCGCGGCCGAGACGGGCACGACACCGCACCGCTGGCTGACCGCGCAACGCGTGCTGCGGGCGCGGCAGCTGCTGGAGGAGACGCGGCTGAGCGTGGAGGACGTCGCCCGGCTGTGCGGTTTCGGCACGGCCGCCCTGCTGCGGCACCACTTCAACGCCGTGGTCGGGCTGCCGCCCAAGGACTACCGCCGGTCGTTCGCGCACGACCACGCGGCCGTGGAGCCACCGGAAGCGTGA
- a CDS encoding YjbQ family protein → MRSEEIEVHTGSDEVVRDLTRACERFLEGVDGDGLLHVWVPHATAGLAVLETGAGSDEDLLAALGDLLPRDDRWRHRHGSPGHGRDHVLPALLPPYATIPVLGGVLALGTWQSVCLVDTNVDNPVRKVRLSFLAG, encoded by the coding sequence ATGCGCAGTGAAGAGATCGAGGTGCACACCGGCTCGGACGAGGTCGTGCGCGACCTGACCCGCGCGTGCGAGCGGTTCCTGGAGGGCGTCGACGGCGACGGCCTGCTGCACGTCTGGGTGCCGCACGCCACGGCCGGCCTCGCGGTGCTGGAGACCGGCGCGGGCAGCGACGAGGACCTGCTGGCCGCCCTGGGCGACCTGCTGCCGCGCGACGACCGCTGGCGGCACCGGCACGGGTCGCCGGGCCACGGCCGCGACCACGTGCTGCCCGCGCTGCTGCCGCCGTACGCGACGATCCCGGTGCTGGGCGGTGTGCTCGCGCTGGGCACCTGGCAGTCGGTGTGCCTGGTCGACACCAACGTCGACAACCCCGTCCGCAAGGTCCGGTTGAGCTTCCTGGCGGGCTAG
- the nusA gene encoding transcription termination factor NusA, protein MNVDIAALRAIERDKDIPFDTVLEAIETALLTAYKHTEGHHPHSRVEIDRKTGVVRVLAQELGPDGSVAEEWDDTPEGFGRIAATTARQVILQRLRDAEHERTFGEFAAKEGEIIGGVVQRDARANARGMVVVQIGDTEGVLPPAEQVPGESYEHGSRIKCYVVGVSRGARGPQITLSRTHPNLVRRLFALEVPEIADGTVEIPAVAREAGHRSKIAVRSTVAGVNAKGACIGPMGARVRNVMSELAGEKIDIIDHSDDPATFVGNALSPAKVVSVRVLDERAKTARVVVPDFQLSLAIGKEGQNARLAARLTGWRIDIRSDADPGGAAPAGAATSGSAD, encoded by the coding sequence GTGAACGTCGACATCGCCGCACTGCGGGCGATCGAGCGGGACAAGGACATCCCCTTCGACACCGTGCTGGAAGCCATCGAGACCGCGTTGCTCACCGCGTACAAGCACACCGAGGGGCACCACCCGCACTCGCGGGTGGAGATCGACCGCAAGACCGGGGTCGTGCGCGTGCTGGCCCAGGAGCTGGGCCCGGACGGCTCCGTGGCCGAGGAGTGGGACGACACGCCCGAGGGGTTCGGCCGGATCGCGGCCACCACGGCGCGCCAGGTGATCCTCCAGCGCCTGCGCGACGCCGAGCACGAGCGCACCTTCGGCGAGTTCGCCGCCAAGGAGGGCGAGATCATCGGCGGTGTCGTGCAGCGCGACGCCCGCGCCAACGCGCGCGGCATGGTCGTGGTGCAGATCGGCGACACCGAGGGCGTCCTGCCGCCCGCCGAGCAGGTGCCCGGCGAGTCGTACGAGCACGGCTCGCGGATCAAGTGCTACGTCGTGGGCGTGTCGCGCGGCGCGCGCGGCCCCCAGATCACGCTGTCCCGGACGCACCCGAACCTCGTGCGCAGGCTGTTCGCGCTGGAGGTGCCGGAGATCGCGGACGGCACCGTGGAGATCCCCGCGGTGGCACGTGAGGCAGGTCACCGCTCGAAGATCGCGGTCCGCTCGACGGTCGCCGGCGTGAACGCCAAGGGCGCGTGCATCGGCCCGATGGGCGCGCGGGTCCGGAACGTGATGAGCGAGCTGGCCGGTGAGAAGATCGACATCATCGACCACTCCGACGACCCGGCCACGTTCGTCGGGAATGCCCTGTCACCTGCCAAGGTTGTGTCCGTACGGGTGCTCGACGAACGCGCCAAGACGGCGCGCGTGGTCGTGCCGGACTTCCAGCTCTCCCTCGCCATCGGCAAGGAGGGCCAGAACGCCCGGCTGGCCGCGCGGCTCACCGGCTGGCGCATCGACATCCGCAGCGACGCGGACCCGGGTGGGGCCGCGCCGGCGGGTGCGGCGACATCCGGTTCGGCTGATTGA
- a CDS encoding serine protein kinase RIO, with product MGWRAKRRSRRGDDEPAPNRRGRLTEEARDRLAQLREDAQVADVPDGADRWSTWGDADQGPEPRPEWLVTELSAVDRELGILKTGKEADVFLLERGLPGTDRSCLLAAKRYRSNDHRMFHRDAGYLEGRRMKRSREMRAIENRTSFGRNLIAEQWAVAEFSALARLWQLGAPVPYPVQRAGTELLLEFVGVDGAAAPRLAQLRPEPDELLDLWRQLVDALGVLASAGMAHGDLSAFNLMVHDGRLVVIDLPQVVDVVANPRGAEFLERDVRNVAGWFASRGLPPDVGDPRELTDLLLDHAGLR from the coding sequence CTGGGCTGGCGCGCCAAGCGGCGCTCCCGGCGCGGCGACGACGAGCCCGCCCCGAACCGCCGGGGCCGGCTCACCGAGGAGGCCCGCGACCGCCTCGCCCAGCTGCGGGAGGACGCGCAGGTCGCGGACGTCCCCGACGGCGCGGACCGCTGGTCCACCTGGGGCGACGCCGACCAGGGACCGGAGCCGCGGCCCGAGTGGCTCGTCACCGAGCTGTCCGCGGTGGACCGCGAGCTCGGCATCCTCAAGACCGGCAAGGAGGCGGACGTCTTCCTGCTGGAGCGCGGGCTGCCCGGCACGGACCGGTCGTGCCTGCTGGCGGCCAAGCGGTACCGCAGCAACGACCACCGGATGTTCCACCGCGACGCCGGCTACCTGGAGGGCCGCCGGATGAAGCGGTCGCGGGAGATGCGGGCGATCGAGAACCGCACGTCGTTCGGCCGCAACCTGATCGCCGAGCAGTGGGCGGTGGCGGAGTTCTCCGCGCTGGCGCGGCTGTGGCAGTTGGGCGCGCCGGTGCCCTACCCGGTGCAGCGGGCGGGGACGGAGTTGCTGCTGGAGTTCGTCGGCGTGGACGGTGCGGCGGCGCCCCGGTTGGCGCAGCTGCGGCCGGAGCCGGACGAGCTGCTGGACCTGTGGCGGCAGCTCGTGGACGCGCTGGGCGTGCTCGCCTCGGCGGGGATGGCGCACGGCGACCTGTCGGCGTTCAACCTGATGGTGCACGACGGCCGGCTGGTCGTGATCGACCTGCCGCAGGTGGTGGACGTGGTGGCGAACCCGCGTGGCGCGGAGTTCCTGGAGCGGGACGTGCGCAACGTCGCGGGCTGGTTCGCCTCGCGCGGCCTGCCGCCGGACGTGGGTGATCCGCGCGAGCTGACCGACCTGCTGCTGGATCACGCGGGGCTGCGCTGA
- a CDS encoding ferritin-like domain-containing protein — protein MNVDAVQSALAAEHAAVWTYGLVSAFVAQQASAVAEGANAHRARRDTTERWLRDQGAVPSPPAPAYLPPQPVDSAASAIAALISVETDACAAWHGVLERTDDQALRKSALDALTTSAVRATRWRKAAGASPLPITLPGRAGG, from the coding sequence GTGAACGTGGACGCGGTGCAGTCGGCGCTGGCCGCCGAGCACGCGGCGGTGTGGACGTACGGGCTGGTCAGCGCGTTCGTGGCGCAGCAGGCGTCCGCCGTGGCGGAGGGGGCGAACGCCCACCGGGCGCGGCGCGACACGACCGAGCGGTGGCTGCGCGACCAGGGCGCGGTGCCCTCGCCGCCCGCGCCCGCCTACCTGCCGCCCCAGCCGGTGGACAGCGCGGCGTCGGCGATCGCGGCGCTGATCTCGGTGGAGACGGACGCGTGCGCCGCCTGGCACGGCGTGCTGGAGCGGACCGACGACCAGGCGCTGCGGAAGTCGGCGCTGGACGCCCTGACGACCTCGGCCGTCCGCGCGACCCGGTGGCGCAAGGCCGCCGGCGCGAGCCCGCTGCCCATCACCCTGCCGGGCAGGGCCGGCGGCTGA
- a CDS encoding proline--tRNA ligase, translating to MITRMSSLFLRTLREDPADAEVPSHKLLVRAGYVRRVAPGGYSWLPLGLRVLRKIEQVVREEMDAIGAQEIQFPALLPKEPYEATNRWTEYGPNVFRLKDRKGADYMLGPTHEELFTLTVKGEYSSYKDYPVTLYQIQTKYRDEARPRAGILRGREFVMKDSYSFDLADEGLAESYQRHREAYIRIFDRLGLEYVIVSATSGAMGGSASEEFLAVAPTGEDTFVRSTESDYAANVEAVRTAAPAEQGVEDKPAAQVHHTPDTPTIESLVDFLNRAGLGREFTAADTLKNVLVKLTEPGAAEPTLLAIGVPGDREVDFKRLEAAVEPAEVSMLDEADFARHPFLVKGYIGPGALQANGVRYLVDPRVVRGTAWVTGADKVDHHVVDLVQGRDFTPDGTIDVAEVREGDPSPDGKGVLVAARGIEIGHIFQLGRKYADAFGLDALGPDGKPVRITMGSYGIGVSRLVAVIAEQSHDDRGLVWPRNVAPADVHVVVAGKDEALLAGGERLAGELSAAGLDVLLDDRKASPGVKFADAELVGVPTILVVGRGLANGLVEVKDRRSGERVEVPVDEAVRHLLDLVRG from the coding sequence GTGATCACGAGGATGTCGTCGCTGTTCCTGCGCACGCTGCGCGAGGACCCGGCCGACGCCGAAGTACCCAGCCACAAGCTGCTGGTCCGCGCCGGCTACGTCCGCCGCGTCGCGCCGGGCGGGTACTCGTGGCTGCCGCTGGGGCTGCGGGTGCTGCGCAAGATCGAGCAGGTCGTGCGCGAGGAGATGGACGCGATCGGCGCGCAGGAGATCCAGTTCCCCGCGCTGCTGCCCAAGGAGCCCTACGAGGCCACCAACCGGTGGACGGAGTACGGCCCGAACGTCTTCCGCCTCAAGGACCGCAAGGGCGCCGACTACATGCTCGGCCCCACCCACGAGGAGCTGTTCACGCTCACCGTGAAGGGCGAGTACTCCTCGTACAAGGACTACCCGGTCACGCTCTACCAGATCCAGACGAAGTACCGCGACGAGGCGCGGCCCCGCGCGGGCATCCTGCGCGGGCGCGAGTTCGTCATGAAGGACTCCTACTCGTTCGACCTCGCCGACGAAGGGCTGGCGGAGTCCTACCAGCGGCACCGCGAGGCGTACATCCGCATCTTCGACCGGCTCGGCCTGGAGTACGTGATCGTGTCCGCCACGTCGGGCGCGATGGGCGGTTCGGCGTCGGAGGAGTTCCTGGCGGTCGCGCCCACCGGCGAGGACACCTTCGTGCGCAGCACGGAGTCGGACTACGCGGCGAACGTCGAGGCCGTGCGGACGGCGGCGCCCGCCGAGCAGGGCGTCGAGGACAAGCCCGCGGCGCAGGTGCACCACACGCCCGACACGCCGACCATCGAGTCCCTGGTCGACTTCCTCAACCGCGCGGGCCTCGGCCGCGAGTTCACCGCGGCGGACACGCTCAAGAACGTCCTCGTGAAGCTCACCGAGCCCGGCGCGGCGGAACCGACGCTGCTGGCGATCGGCGTGCCCGGCGACCGCGAGGTCGACTTCAAGCGCCTGGAGGCGGCCGTCGAGCCCGCCGAGGTGTCGATGCTGGACGAGGCCGACTTCGCGCGGCACCCGTTCCTGGTCAAGGGCTACATCGGGCCGGGGGCGCTCCAGGCGAACGGCGTGCGCTACCTGGTCGACCCGCGCGTGGTGCGCGGCACGGCCTGGGTCACCGGCGCGGACAAGGTCGACCACCACGTGGTGGACCTGGTGCAGGGCCGCGACTTCACGCCCGACGGCACGATCGACGTGGCGGAGGTCCGCGAGGGCGACCCGTCGCCCGACGGCAAGGGCGTCCTCGTCGCCGCGCGCGGCATCGAGATCGGCCACATCTTCCAGCTCGGCCGCAAGTACGCGGACGCGTTCGGCCTGGACGCCCTCGGGCCGGACGGCAAGCCCGTCCGCATCACGATGGGCTCGTACGGCATCGGCGTGTCCCGCCTGGTCGCGGTGATCGCGGAGCAGAGCCACGACGACCGCGGCCTCGTGTGGCCGCGCAACGTGGCTCCCGCGGACGTGCACGTCGTCGTGGCGGGCAAGGACGAGGCGCTGCTGGCGGGCGGTGAGCGGCTGGCGGGCGAGCTGTCGGCGGCGGGCCTGGACGTGCTGCTGGACGACCGCAAGGCCAGCCCCGGCGTGAAGTTCGCCGACGCGGAGCTGGTCGGGGTGCCCACGATCCTGGTGGTGGGCCGCGGCCTGGCCAACGGCCTGGTGGAGGTCAAGGACCGCCGCTCCGGCGAGCGCGTCGAGGTGCCGGTGGACGAGGCGGTGCGGCACCTGCTGGACCTCGTCCGCGGCTGA
- a CDS encoding YlxR family protein: protein MGPRRRVRRHPVRLIEHQGIDFSVVRRRGSVPGHNGPVRTCIGCRARTSPSELLRVVVVDGAVVPDTRRRLPGRGAWLHPDPGCLREAEKRRAFPRAFRVRGPLDAEPVRGHLEQQGTQVAGSPRDPQEARKQVDPS, encoded by the coding sequence GTGGGGCCGCGCCGGCGGGTGCGGCGACATCCGGTTCGGCTGATTGAGCATCAGGGGATAGACTTCTCAGTGGTTCGACGTCGGGGATCGGTTCCTGGGCACAACGGCCCGGTTCGCACGTGCATCGGGTGCCGCGCCCGGACGTCGCCTTCCGAGCTGCTGCGCGTGGTGGTCGTGGACGGGGCCGTGGTCCCGGACACCCGCCGACGGCTGCCCGGCCGGGGTGCATGGCTGCACCCCGATCCGGGCTGTCTCCGCGAGGCCGAGAAGCGAAGGGCGTTCCCCAGGGCCTTCCGGGTCCGGGGGCCGCTCGACGCGGAACCGGTGCGCGGGCACCTGGAGCAGCAGGGGACACAGGTCGCGGGATCGCCCCGCGACCCGCAGGAAGCAAGGAAGCAGGTCGACCCGTCATGA
- a CDS encoding SDR family NAD(P)-dependent oxidoreductase: MSHTAIVTGANQGIGAATAKALAAQGVRVLLSFLRYAPPPDPSLPPEYFTSRESGADAVVEAIAESGGQAHALEVDLTDVGAPALLFDTAERLFGPVDVLVNNASGWVQDTFLADRTDHFGRVQRAVTPQTFDAQFAVDARAGALLIAEFARRHLARGGNWGRIVGLTSGGPGGFPGEVSYGAAKAALDNYTLSAAAELAPHGVTANMVKPGVTDTGWVNDAVRERFPVARPEEVASVIAFLCSPAAARVTGNVVVLR, encoded by the coding sequence GTGTCGCACACCGCCATCGTCACCGGGGCGAACCAGGGCATCGGGGCCGCCACGGCCAAGGCGCTCGCCGCGCAGGGGGTCCGGGTGCTCCTGTCGTTCCTGCGCTACGCGCCCCCGCCGGACCCGAGCCTGCCCCCCGAGTACTTCACCAGCCGCGAGAGCGGCGCGGACGCCGTGGTCGAGGCGATCGCCGAGTCGGGCGGCCAGGCGCACGCCCTGGAGGTCGACCTGACCGACGTCGGCGCGCCCGCGCTGCTGTTCGACACCGCCGAACGGCTCTTCGGCCCGGTGGACGTGCTGGTCAACAACGCGTCCGGGTGGGTGCAGGACACGTTCCTGGCCGACCGGACCGACCACTTCGGCCGGGTGCAGCGGGCCGTCACGCCGCAGACGTTCGACGCGCAGTTCGCGGTGGACGCGCGGGCGGGCGCGCTGCTGATCGCCGAGTTCGCCCGCAGGCACCTGGCGCGCGGCGGCAACTGGGGCCGCATCGTCGGCCTCACCTCGGGCGGTCCGGGCGGGTTCCCCGGCGAGGTGTCCTACGGCGCGGCCAAGGCGGCGCTGGACAACTACACGCTCTCGGCGGCGGCGGAACTCGCGCCGCACGGCGTCACCGCGAACATGGTCAAGCCGGGGGTGACCGACACCGGCTGGGTCAACGACGCGGTGCGGGAGCGGTTCCCGGTGGCCCGGCCGGAGGAGGTCGCGTCGGTGATCGCGTTCCTGTGCTCGCCCGCCGCCGCCAGGGTGACGGGTAACGTCGTGGTGCTGCGCTGA
- the rimP gene encoding ribosome maturation factor RimP has product MSSPPRGELAAQLAPVVRAAVEAIGFDLESLDVNQAGRRRLVKVVVDGDDGIGLDEVADASRAVSAALDAHEHLIAGPYTLEVTSPGADRPLTRPRHWKRARLRLVKVKQPDRVEWFGRVGEADDSGVVLLVKGELRRVEYDSIERAVVEVEFKQPPVEELALLEGTHPEEESE; this is encoded by the coding sequence GTGTCCAGCCCGCCGCGCGGAGAACTCGCCGCGCAGCTAGCACCCGTCGTGCGGGCAGCGGTGGAGGCCATCGGCTTCGACCTCGAATCGCTCGACGTGAACCAGGCTGGGCGTCGCAGGCTGGTGAAGGTGGTCGTGGACGGCGACGACGGCATCGGGCTCGACGAGGTCGCCGACGCCAGCCGCGCCGTGTCCGCCGCGCTCGACGCGCACGAGCACCTCATCGCGGGCCCGTACACGCTTGAGGTCACCTCGCCGGGCGCCGACCGGCCGCTGACCAGGCCGCGCCACTGGAAGCGCGCGAGGCTGCGCCTGGTCAAGGTCAAGCAGCCGGACCGGGTCGAGTGGTTCGGCCGCGTCGGCGAGGCCGACGACAGCGGGGTCGTGCTGCTGGTCAAGGGCGAGCTGCGCCGCGTCGAGTACGACTCGATCGAGCGCGCCGTGGTCGAAGTCGAGTTCAAGCAGCCGCCCGTCGAGGAGCTCGCGCTCCTGGAGGGCACGCACCCGGAGGAGGAGTCGGAGTGA
- a CDS encoding HAD family hydrolase yields the protein MNTLVLWDIDLTLIDARGLGHSWYRTALHAAAGLELVHTPSFPGRTERAITQELLTLHALEPTDELIARLHAELIEVATREHTLLPERGRALPGALEALEALSRQRDVVQSLVTGNLVEIARYKLAAFGLDAHLDFDIGGYGSVSEHRPELVLEAVRLASAKHDKEFTAVVIGDTPHDVDAALHHDAVAIGVATGRSTAAELRAAGAHVVLDDLSDTAAVVKAVLRR from the coding sequence GTGAACACGTTGGTGCTGTGGGACATCGACCTGACCCTGATCGACGCGCGCGGCCTCGGCCACAGCTGGTACCGCACGGCGCTCCACGCCGCGGCGGGGCTGGAACTCGTGCACACGCCGAGCTTCCCCGGCCGCACCGAGCGCGCCATCACGCAGGAGCTGCTGACGCTGCACGCCCTCGAACCCACCGACGAGCTGATCGCCCGGCTGCACGCGGAGCTGATCGAGGTGGCGACGCGGGAGCACACCCTGCTGCCCGAGCGGGGCCGTGCGCTGCCCGGCGCGCTGGAGGCGCTGGAGGCGCTGTCCCGGCAGCGGGACGTCGTGCAGTCGCTGGTCACCGGGAACCTGGTGGAGATCGCCAGGTACAAGCTCGCGGCGTTCGGCCTCGACGCGCACCTGGACTTCGACATCGGCGGCTACGGCTCGGTCTCCGAGCACCGGCCGGAGCTGGTGCTGGAGGCCGTGCGGCTGGCGTCGGCCAAGCACGACAAGGAGTTCACGGCCGTCGTCATCGGCGACACGCCGCACGACGTGGACGCGGCGCTGCACCACGACGCGGTCGCGATCGGCGTCGCCACCGGGCGGAGCACCGCGGCGGAACTGCGCGCGGCCGGCGCGCACGTGGTGCTGGACGACCTGTCCGACACCGCCGCCGTCGTCAAGGCCGTGCTGCGGCGCTGA